The sequence below is a genomic window from Hyperolius riggenbachi isolate aHypRig1 chromosome 7, aHypRig1.pri, whole genome shotgun sequence.
GTGTTATTGTAAAAAATCTATAGAAAAATATTATCACAATGTTTAGGTATTTTGAAAAACACACTGCGTTGCAGAAAAAATGAGGGCACACAGACCAACAGTTGATACTATCTAACCCAATTACAATGAGTCGCTGTAAAGTGCATAGTGTAATTACTCATTAGTGAATATGAATCCAATCTAAATAGCAATGGATAAAATGACAAGAAGGGTAAAGTGTGgaaacacacaaataacaataGCAAACATGTTATAACGAAAGTGCCCTATAACAATTCATGTGCTAGCTGAATGCCTAATAAAAGACATATTGATAATAGATTTACGTGAAACCAAGGTGAAGGGTGAAAAAATAATAAGACTGGGAAGGTGAGAGGATGGGAAGGATAAGGTAAGAGGATTGAAAAAACTGTGTAGCTGGATATGCAGAGACCCAAAGAGGGAAGGAAGATGGTGCTTACCAGAATAATGGTGTGTAAGGGCTAAGTGATGGCTGCCCGAGCACTCCTGTGCCCGTctgactagttccgccgaagctgcatAAGGGACAACCGATGGGATTTGTTcacatcatagagatggcagggtGAGTGAGCTGTGGCGCACAGAGAGTGACGAGCGCGTAGTGACAGTGAGGTGAAATCtctgccctggcaggaataacagcctcCAAACATGGCGTAGATCTCAGTCATCGCCATCTGGAAGCGGTGAAAGAATATCTGCTGATCTTGTCTGTTTTCAAGTGCTCCTTTTGAATTTTATtcttttaattttatattttatactgTATTTCTGTAGGCTTTGCCTTTTGTGCTTTCTGACTCAAACTTTTCCTCCATTGGTCCAATGTCGGTCATAGTTTGACATGTGGCTTGATGGCTCTGTTGCCGATGAAACCGCACCATCCTGTACAGGTTAGACTATGTCCAACCCTGCTGGCCAGTGCCACTCTATGTGGATCTAAGTGTTGGATAAAGTTTGACACTTTCATCCCCTTCATCAGCATGCCGCGCCATGTAATAACGACGTTGCGCTGATGCAAGTGCAAGGAGGCGGAGCTACTGTCACTGACACCGCTGCTGGTGCTGGGCCCTGCCCACCTCCACTAATGCAAGGTATAGAGCCTCTGGATTCCTTGTCCCGATTATTTTTCCGGATCACTCATGCATACATTTTAACAAGGAAGcaaaggaggaggggaggaaaatATATATGAATAGACATGTGAAAATTCACAAAATCTTTTCAtgtaaaaacatgcacatttcCACACACAAAACACAAGCCTGTAGTGGAAATAAGTCTCTTTAGTATCTTTGTAATGCCATTGTCAGTTGAGGTCATGAGAATGAGTAGAAAAATCTTTCAGTGattaagggtgcaaaaaaaaaattcaagtacATGGATATGAATTCACTGTGACATTGTCTACATTTCTTACCCTGAAGACCTTCTTAGCATCTTAACcctttccgtaccagcagtctctggcccctcaaggaccagagactgctggtttgAAAAAACTGCACTTACTGATGTCACCCTGCACTGACCCACCGTTCTCCCGTCGCTGTAGCCCCCTTGCTCTGCCGTCCCTATGATGGAAGCAATCACTAAGCTGGTCAGGaggcgatttcattggctcctgaccctgtcatcaatgtgagccaatgttaTTGGTtacagtgatcacggggtcaggagccaatgaaatctgctcctgaccggctcagggagctctgctgtcataccgacggCAGAGTGAGGGGGCTGCAGTGGCGAGATCGGTGGGAGCATAAGGCAGGGATAATTGaagtctatgccctggcaggaataacaggttccaaacagggcgtagatttcagtcaGCGCGGTTCGGAAGTGGTAAAACAGATACATAAATACTATTATGGAATGTCTGCAGCTCACTCAAACTTGCTTACTGATTTCCACTTGATCACTGTGCACCCAATCTCCATCAAGCGAAGGGATGGGCTGAGGATTAGGCCCCTTCCTTACTTGTATGCATCGGGAAACACCAGTGCCATCACCTTTCATAATAAGGCGGTAAATTGTTTTCAACTGTGCTTTGCAATTCCACAGTGAATCACAAATGATGGATGCGATTCTGCATGGATGAGATCTGATCTGACAGTGCAGTCTGTGCACATCTAATGTCCGTAGGTATCGTGTCACATCACATTACCAAAATTGTGTCTGGAAACACAAATATGGTGAAGGGGCCGAAATCAGATGGGCGTCAGCATGTTGAGCCAGGGCTAGACAATGTGTACCTGACTTTCTGTGGTTATCATGTGCTGGATAAGATGGACAAAAGATTTTCAAGGAAAAACCTGCAACTGTAATTTTATTAAATGTTTCAGGGCCACTTCACATTGGGCGCTTTCCAGATGCTTCCCGGCGATCGCGGTGGGTCCGCAATCGCGATTCGGCAACAAAATTTCATGATTTTAGcgtgatttgcgcttgtgatttatttatttattgtatttataaagcgccaacatattacgcagtgctgattCCCGTCAATAGATCGAGAATCACAGAGGAATTGCCCAAAagatgctgcatgcagtgtgtttgcgattGATCGCAAGCGCCGCAgtctgaatgtatccatagggatacattagtagcagtgtTTTGCTGCTGAAAagcgccaagtgtgaaccagccctcagtgaTTTTATATGGACGTATTCATTACAGGATTAATATGACACCAACTGCTGTCAGTAAGCTGCATTTTTCATGGGGTTTAACCCAGTGACATGTACCATACAAGTATAAATTATGTGATGAGAACCTTTCTGTACTTTATTACGCTGCTGCATAATTCAGTTTTCTATTTCAAACAGTTTTATTGAGGTTTCAGGATTAAGACAAATAACAGTTGCCAGAAGGCAGCTGTAAAGATAGAGGGGATCCCCAGTCACAACTGAAACAGTACATTAAGATTTGAGACACAAAAAACATACAACGCAAACTCAATACAAACATCATCAatcacagtggactgtcctgtagAAACAGAGGGAGAAGACAACTAATGCAACAACAGAGAAAAGAATtgtctcttgggtgcatgaaagtaCAACAATAATTTATTTAGATAAATATAGAACGAAAAATAAAACCTAATATGCATAATTCAGAAAATGGCAATCTAAAACAGGGCCACGCTGCAGCCCCTGGTGCTTATGGTGGCCCCTGTTTTGAGATTGCTATTTTCTATGATTATgcatattatgttttttttttttttttcattctataTTAatctaaataaattatttttgtacttccatgcacccaagagccaattcttttCTCTACTATTGCATTATGATTATCATTGGAATGGTGCATGGAATTATCTTATTCATCATTCAGTGTTGAATTATATTTAGAGTTTTTGAAGACAACTACTCCCATAGAGCCAAGAGACCCTCAGACCCAGGATGGCAGGTCAGCCCCTAGCAAGGACCTCCGAAAATCCCCTCCCCTGAACCCCATAAATTAAGGATAAGAAAAGGAAGCCCCAAAACAGGGAGGCCCTCTATATCATTCATGAGGCAACAGCGCCCATCTATCCCAAGGGATCATCCACTAGCAGAGGCAGCCAGATAGTCCTTCCAGGGCTTCCAGATTTTGTCTACCTTGGTGCATCTGTCAAGAAAAATGCCAGTCAACTGCTCCTAAATCATGAAATTAGTGACCCGATGTATCACTTCTTCAAAGGGTGCTTAATTCAGTTTTAATAGACATACTTGCCCTCGCGTCTCCCATATACAGTAATTATTTTAATCTGGGGATAACTTTTAAGAGACTACAATGTGGACGGATGGTAATTCTGCTTTCAGTGCAGCTATATGAAAAATACATGCTCAGCCTGCCTCCAATTGATATCCTGTTGGACTCCAGTGGTTCCCAAAGTCAGGAAGAATCAGAAGAATCTGACTACAAGCTCAACTTCAGATTtaatgtagtatggatacagaggcgccagaaggataaaaagatctaaaaccTTTAAAAATGAGAAGGTATTGGCGGACTTGCCTCCTCcgggcagacaccagaaaatgccaaccaattttcagcaaaaccattTTACATACTCCATTAAAATACAACGCGATTCACGGgagtgacccgcttcctcaggcaataagatggagcatatacTGTGGGTAGAGACAGATGGCTAAGTAAGACTTGCAACAACCATTACGgtatttgtaataataataacaaacatATTGAGAGTGaattgctgggcatacacggctcgatgcccccttatcaatcgagctgctgatggcttgattgataatatccgacttgTCCGATCACAGTGGGGAtcaattccgcgctcgatacccgcggccggacaatagcggcgaatcaaTCGATTCGggtgcacgcgcggacgagcagggatgcggcggggacgtggcgggagtcgatccggcggctaattggccgccggatcgacccgtgtatgcccagcatatggGATGGGGGGGAAGAGGACTTCAAGTTCAGATTTGTCTTTGCAGCACGTGACCTTAGAGTGACCATACTTTGCATTGTATTTGTGATAAAGCAGTAAAGGTCCCAGCAGGAACGTCAAACACTATCAGGAAATCTGTGTAAACTAGCTGCGCAAGCAAGGTGGTAAGGCTACCCTTAAACTCTATTTCACTTATAATAATTGGATTGCATTACTACTCTCATTCCTTGACTTTTTTGTTATGCTAATTATTAATAgagttctttttattttatttatttttttagttggtttacaatattttttttctgtttttgttttgttttttgttacagaaatgAAGCCTGGAGATATTCAGGAGCCTTTGCTAAGCCCGTTACCGTAGGGCAAGTTCTCTTCAAGGGTTTTAAATGGGGCTTTGCAGCCTTTGTTGTGGCACTTGGAGTGGAGTATGCACTTTTTCCTCCCAAGAAGGATGATGGACACCATTAAAACATGAAAGAAGGATGTACCTTAATTTCTCATGGACTGCTTAAAATGAACCTTATTAAACCTGTATCTGTCCTAACTTGGGTGTGTTGCCATTTTGTATCTTAGCTTCTTTTACAAAGTGCTGGTGTGTGGACAAAGTGGCTGTAACCATTTGGAAAATTTCTGACTTCCTGATCTGCATATTTGATCAAGGTAATTTAACATAGAAAATATGACTAAAGAACTTGCACTACAGCCAGACAAATAGCAATTCAaagcaaagtgaaaataaactgacaataaaaacatttgtatCTCTAGTCCtactcctaaaggtggccatacattagtagattatgggcagattcaaccaaaagacaaatttatctctaatcaaatctgattagagataaatttgtcgaatctgcccatacactatggGCCGATTCCCATccaatttcagaatgaaatcatcagggaatcggctaagCCCGCCGCATCCACCCGgctgctgcccccaaaatgtataaatgtatgtagtgtgtgtgcatttatacattacctgtcctgtagcagcttccacacggtgtccgtccatctcaccgggtaacagccgcatacacgctagcggcacatAACGTCACGTCAGACGCTATGGGCCGCCGGCATGTATGCGGAACTCGGCGAGATGGAAGGAAACCGTGTGAAGGCTGACACcgtacaggtaatgtataaatgcacacacactacatacatttatacattgcagcggcgGGAGTTTTGTCGCAAATCGGCCACAATACCGccacacacccgaccaaccaacttcggcccgacatcttccagcatgctCGATCGACCGTGTGGCCAATTTTTGTCCctgaattggtcgctttgtcggtcgggcatgcacttggcagcaccaattttcatccaattcgattataataatcaaattggatggtcaattggtTGGTAGGtcggctaatgtatggccaccttaaaaagtCAACATGTTGGCCAATTAGTGTTGGACACCATATGAAATAATTGATTAATGGtggtgcttaaaggataccagagccaaaaggtTCTGGTAAAAACTGAAGCTGTACAGGGTAGGGGGCAATAATCAAATGCTTACCGCGCCTCCCGTTCACCTCTTTCCCCCGCCACTCTTTTCCAGTCAGTTCCGTTCTCCTGGGCGCCTTCAGCGACACCAAACGTGGACATactgcactgcacatgcacagtatgtcctccgttctgctcccctgtggccatgCCGGGTGATGTTACAGGCGCAGTGCagtatgtccaggtttggagtcgCCAAACTCGCCAAGGAGAACGGGACTGACCGGAGAAGAGTGGCAGGCGCAGGGGAATGGGAGCCGTGGTGAGTATTTTGATTATTACCCCCTACAGCTTCAGTTTTTACCAGAacctttcagctctggtatcctttaaactcagAAATGTATGATTACGCTAGTTCTTTAATAGGGGGTACTTAAACTCAAATGTATGATTACACCAATTCTTTAAAAATGTTACATGAGTCCTTTTTAAACCTTTATTGAATGCTGTGCTATATTCCAACATGTGTCATGTAAACTCTGCACTTGCTTATGGTGCAAACGTCAGCAGTAGTGGTACATTGCAGCAttaaataaagttttaaaaaggAGTGAAAACGCTCATGTATAATTACACTTAATAGGACATTCCTGGAACAACAcagtcttagggctcgttcacatctagggcgttttcaGCCTATTTTTCAAGCGCAgcagattttgaaaatcgccctgaaaacgcttgtgcaatgattccct
It includes:
- the NDUFB3 gene encoding NADH dehydrogenase [ubiquinone] 1 beta subcomplex subunit 3, yielding MAHGHEHHGHGHEHHGHEKLHLPDYKQWKIEGTPLETVQARLQRRGLRDPWLRNEAWRYSGAFAKPVTVGQVLFKGFKWGFAAFVVALGVEYALFPPKKDDGHH